In Brassica napus cultivar Da-Ae chromosome A3, Da-Ae, whole genome shotgun sequence, the sequence GCATCGTCCTAACTCAAGGTTTCTCACTGCAACTGTCCTTGGTGTTCAACAATGTAATGCTTTTCCTACTGTCCTTGTGACTTATGTGTCTGTCTTAGTACTCAATGTATTAGCTTTAATATGTTAGTTGTTTACTCTAATCTCTTTACATGTTTATGTTTATTAACCGTGCAGCAAACAGAGCGGTGGAGACCAATGAGATGTGGAAGGCTCGGGAGAAAGAGATTGAGCTGGAAAACGAGAGACGCAAAAGAAAATCAAGAGAGgaaagcagcagcagcagcagtagCCGAATGAAGCGGAGTGGTAGTTTCTCTAAAAGGAGTTTGGATAAGAGATGTAGTTCCAGTAATGATGAGAAAAGGTTCACTCATCCATTGGACGATGAGGATGAAGGTTTAGGAGATGATGAGATTGAGTCTTTTCTCCAAGCACGGTATGTATGTTTGCTATAGCTTCTGTTGCCTTTGAGTTTGCTATAGTTTCCGTCATCTTCTGAGTCTTCTTTGTTAATGACAGGAACAAACGTGGTAGAGGGTCTATTGGTCCTAGGATGGATGAAACTGGACCTTATCTTCCCGCCGAGAAGGTTGATGAGTTGCAAAGTTCTGGTACAAGGGAACGGAAGGTAGTCTTGGGTCCAGAGAGACCACCTTCACTGAGACAGCATTCAGATGACAAGGAGACTGGTCGGAGAATTAAAAAGGACTCTAAGAAAGACgagaaaacaaagaagaagagaaaacgtGACAAACACTAGAGGTTTATTGTTGTTGAAGATGCTCTGTTGACagttcttgctccagctttTGTTCCGACCCATTTGTAGATTATATACAATTTGCAACTACATCTTCTCAATCTCGCTGTGAACTACTGCCAACAACTGATCCGAACCTGTGGCTTGACTCAGGGtctctcttggacctctttttGAGTAAACTTGTTTTATTTGAGCAAAAGCTAGCTTCGGTTAACACTTTATATTTGATAATCCAAGTACTGGTGGAGCAAAAGAAATGGTTTAACAGTAGAAATCAAAATCGCTTCATGAAGCAAAACACATGTGTATATCGAAAGTTTACTACACCAAATAAGAAAAGAACaagattgtttgtttgttttaaacCCACTCATTCTTCAGTCAAATCAACTAGTTCAGCCATTGCCTCAATTTGgaacccttctccttcatccATGTCTGCAGCTTTGTTCTTGGCATAATCAACTTTGAAATCATAATCTCCGTCCATGGAGTCCTCACCACCTCCTGCTGCTTTCTTCGCCTTCTTCCTCAGATTCTTCTCTGCTTTCTGCTTCTTTGTATTCAGCATGCTTTCAGCTGCGTATAGCTTCTTGTTCTGCTTGCTCGTCTCTGATTTCGACTTTCCtgtttctttctcctcttcagCTCCCATAGACTCATCATCATTCTCAGGACCAGCTTCCCCTTCTTTGGTCTGAGTCTTAGACTCATCCTGTGATAAATAACCAATGGTTAAACCATACCAAGCAAGTTACAAAGCAAATGGAATATTGAGTGAATATACAAACCAACCTCGATCATAGTCTCATCGAAATTTAGAGGAGCATTGGAAGGAATCTCGACAGGGTTGAAGTCGTTAACAGTCTTCAAACTCCCAATGAAAGAGGACTCGCCACTGTAAACCTCATCAATGTTGAACTCCTTAGCCAACTCGTTCACAATCTTTGACTCTGCGTGTTCACCTTGGTCCCTCTTTGGCGGCATTGTATAGAATGGAATCTTACCTGCAAAAACACCATTGAGTTAGTCAAGATTCCAAGTCTATGAGTGTGGACTAAGAGACGGTAACCGCACCTTCATTCCAGTCATGCAAAACGATCCTCGCAGCAGCTTCCGTATCCACAAGACCACCCTTCTTAAGCTTACCCCTAACGGTGGCGACCTTATAAAGAAAATCATCAACTGCTTCGAAGCTAGGGATCTTGTACAGAGTCACCAGCATTTGTGGCGTGCAAAGCTTGAGAATCTCCTTCACTACATTTCCCACAAAGCAGAAGATTAAACAGTTAGATCACGGAGGTTTATAAACAAAGCACAAAACGATATTCGATTCTATTACCTGGACTAACTGGATCTTCCAACTTCTCGATTCTCTTACAATTCCTGAGAGCTATAGAAGCATCATTCGCTGAAGATTTGAGCATCACAACCCCAGGACAATCCAACAGCTTCACGTTCTTGTCCAAGTGAACCTCTTGGAGAGACCTAGTCAGTCCAGGAGTGGCACCGACATTGACAACATGAGCTCTCTTCAAACTGTTAATAAGACTACTCTTCCCTACATTAGGCAGTCCTATAATACCAACTGTGATAGATTTTTTCAACtgccaaaaacaaaacaacaaaggCAAGATTAATTCCAATAAACTGGATGATTAAGAATgtaaattatttatgaaaaaaaaaagcaacctCATGACTTCTGGAGTAGTTCTTCAGCAACTTGATAAGAGTGTCTGCTCCAAGACAATCACTCGTCTGCAATATATTGCTTGGCTTTGACGCCTTTGATGATTTCCAGCCCAAGTTTGATCTCTGTTCTTGGGTGCTACATTTGAAGGCAACAGCTGGATACTCTTCCCTAAGGTACTTGAGCCATTTCTCAGCAGCCTCTCTGGGAACAAGATCTGGACAAAGAGGTTGCGTTACAAATTGTTATGATTATGTCCAGCAGAGACTTGTACAGAAAGCTTACCGATCTTGTTGAGAAGCAAGACGAGGTGCTTATTGGGACCAGCTTGCATCACCATCCTCTCCATGTCGGTACAACGCGTCCCAAGGGGATCACGAGCATCAAGAACCTCGAGAATGACATCAGACAGTTCAATGACTTTCACAAGCTCCTTGTAGAAGGCCCTCTCCGAGTTATCTGTGAAACAATAGACATCAGTGAATGTAAAAAAGGTTGACAACTGACAACTCTAGAGTTGAGTCAAAAGCACAAAACCAC encodes:
- the LOC106389020 gene encoding guanine nucleotide-binding protein-like NSN1; the encoded protein is MPKRSKKSKSKRVTLKQKHKVIRKVKEHHKKKAKDAKKLNHNRRPRAEKDPGIPNDWPFKEQELKALEARRARALEEIEQKKAARKERAKKRKLGLVEDEDTKTEEGYGEGKKGDDSIRVVNVRDNSERAFYKELVKVIELSDVILEVLDARDPLGTRCTDMERMVMQAGPNKHLVLLLNKIDLVPREAAEKWLKYLREEYPAVAFKCSTQEQRSNLGWKSSKASKPSNILQTSDCLGADTLIKLLKNYSRSHELKKSITVGIIGLPNVGKSSLINSLKRAHVVNVGATPGLTRSLQEVHLDKNVKLLDCPGVVMLKSSANDASIALRNCKRIEKLEDPVSPVKEILKLCTPQMLVTLYKIPSFEAVDDFLYKVATVRGKLKKGGLVDTEAAARIVLHDWNEGKIPFYTMPPKRDQGEHAESKIVNELAKEFNIDEVYSGESSFIGSLKTVNDFNPVEIPSNAPLNFDETMIEDESKTQTKEGEAGPENDDESMGAEEEKETGKSKSETSKQNKKLYAAESMLNTKKQKAEKNLRKKAKKAAGGGEDSMDGDYDFKVDYAKNKAADMDEGEGFQIEAMAELVDLTEE
- the LOC106389021 gene encoding DEAD-box ATP-dependent RNA helicase 42-like; the encoded protein is MMDLETENRIASVLLREAAELRRRAERDGVRAYLEKPNVRHRPNSRFLTATVLGVQQSNRAVETNEMWKAREKEIELENERRKRKSREESSSSSSSRMKRSGSFSKRSLDKRCSSSNDEKRFTHPLDDEDEGLGDDEIESFLQARNKRGRGSIGPRMDETGPYLPAEKVDELQSSGTRERKVVLGPERPPSLRQHSDDKETGRRIKKDSKKDEKTKKKRKRDKH